The following nucleotide sequence is from Zea mays cultivar B73 chromosome 1, Zm-B73-REFERENCE-NAM-5.0, whole genome shotgun sequence.
CAAGGACTGGACACACTCCGGAATCGCCGCTAGCTGCTGGACCGTGGCTGCCTTAGTCCCCTGTGATTCAGAGCTTGTTGCCATCGCTGCCTTCTCTTCAAAAATAGCCGGCCTATTCTCCTCATCACATTGCAAGGCTTGACCATCATCCACCGGAGCAGCATCCATCACTTGCTTATGCTCCCCGACATCATTACTGCCTTTCTTCTCCTCTCCATCTCTCCCTTCCTCACCCGGCATTTTGAATTGCTCATTCCCTTCCTTGGCATTATTTTCCTTGTTGTTGTCACCGTTACCCTGGTCGTCACCGCCAAGATCAGAGACCATGGGTGTTGGTTCATCATCCAAAGGGCCTTGTTCCACCCAATAGTGCACCTCGTAAATTATCTTGTTAATTTCCACATCACCTGCGAATGGAATTGCCTCTGGATCAATGACAGCCACCAACATTCTACAGACCCCATGCTTGCGGCAAAAAGGCATGTCCACTTCAACCGTGACCCCAAGTGTCAAACCCACTCCCCAAATGTGTTGGTAAGTGCAAAGCTGAGCCGTCAGTCCATCAAACTGCACCCACACATCCGTTAGCCTTGCCTTGACCCGTCCTTCCGCCATGCTAGTGCTAGCTATGAATTCCAGCACTGCCTTCTGTGATTTAGCACGAACCGGCCCCCACTCCACCATACGCTGCAGTTCCGAGGCTGATGGAAAGGTAATTCTGTAAGAACTAGCCGAAACTTGTTCCACCTTCCAAGGAGCAGACCCGGGAAGCAAGCGGTCCAGCTCACGGTTAACATTCTCCAAGATGATCTGTCCCTCCGACACTTGTATCATTGCTGTCCTAGCATCTTGCTTCGTCTTCACCAGCTTCTTGTTCGAGGGAATGTGGAAGAAGCCGCCCTTGTTGATGCCAAAGCCGGCCGGAACCGCATAAACCTTCGGAGCGTTGAACACCGGGCATTTGTGCTTTATGTGCGTATCAGTGCCACATACTTCACAAAACAGCGCCGCCGAACACTCACTCATGACATGTCCCTTGCCGTAGCACCTATGACAGTAGCTCTTGTTGTTCTTAGGCGCATCCACAAAACCCTCCTTCTCTTGATCGGACTTTTTCTTCTCTTCCACAACAGCAGGTTTCGGGTGTACCTTCTTCCCATCACTAGGTACCGACATCACAGGTTGTTGAGCAGCAGAAGGTTGAGCAGCACCCCCTCCCTTGTCGGCATTCATACCCTGGAGAGCTGAGAGTGCTTGCTGTAGCAACGCCGCTGCCATTCCTATCTGATCCCCAGCTGTGCCAATACTTCCACCTGCAACCGGACCAGTCCCCGTTGTGCCATCCATGCCCTTCTTTGGAGATTTAGAACAGGGTTCTAGCTTGAATTTTGTTTAAAACTTCCTTGGTTGTGCTGTGCTGTCAAGTCTGTAATAAGTTGGTCTGAAAAAACGCGCAGCACGCATCTTCTTTACTTGCGCGGGAAGTAGAAGGCACGACCAGGTACTCGAACTCTAGAATTGGGATGTCAAGCTTGATAGGCGATAGAAATATAACATTCTTAGTCACAATGTATGTTAACTTCTTTCCAAATAGTATTCAGTAGCGAGAAATACACAAAAATCACTCATGAACAGAACAGAGAGCAATTCTTATAtacaatataatataatatacagGTTCTTCAAAAGGTTAGGCATACATCAAGTCCCAAGCATAATATTATCCAACATGCAGCAGAAAACGTAACTGCAGTAGCATTCTTGATTTCACATATGGTACGGGAAGGACGAGGTCAGCGAGCGGGAGGGGATCCGGGTGACCGCGGCAGGCTGTCGCTGGAGCTGCTTGTGGATGTCCCTGACGATGTGGAACACCGCCTCGGGCTGCGCTAGCCTCAGCGCGTTACGCGAGTATCTCCTGAGCTCGTCCCCGtctgtgctgctgctgctgaaccaGCGGGCGACCTGTCTCGCGGCCTCCCCTGGGTCCTTGGAGAACACGCCGGCACCGTTGTCCACGACATATGGGACGTTCCCGACTTCCTGCATTTTTACAGTAGGAGCAAAAGGTTGCTGATTCGCTATGCTTGTACAGCTATGAGATGAGAGCCCACCTAACTCGAAGAAGATAGTTTCAGTAACCAGATTAGCGAGATGCTGCTACTTGACCTGTCCAGGGATGAAGTCGTTCAGGATGATAGGAAGCCCTCGTATGAGTGCCTCTGCGATGGTACCAGGACCAGCCTGCGAATGCCATGCCAGGGAAAAAAAAAACACGCATCGTTCAGTCCGCGCAAAAGAGTAAGTAACACCGCGAGCACGCAATACTATAGTGATCCTAAGCAATAAGGCGAaacagggggtgtttggtttagagggactaatttttagtccctctattttatACCATTTTAGTACCTAAAttaccaaatatagaaactaaaactctattttagtttccatatttagtaatttaggaactaaaatagaataaaattgatgggactaaagattagtccctaaaaccaaacacccccacAGTCACTGACAGAGGAGAGGACATACTTTTGTGATGATGCAGTCGCAGGCGGCCATCCACTTCTCCATCTGTGTCTCGAACCCTCTGATCTGATGAAATGAAAAAGGAGCTTGAGACGTCAGGTATCCATCCACACCAGCTAGAGTGGCACGGCCCCATGGACCGTCATTTTGGGCCGTGCGTTGGTGACCACTGGAGCCCGTGCTGGGCGGCCCATCCCTTTTATATACGACTAGCACTAGCAGTTTCAATTCCAGCCCAAGGCATCGTCATGCTTCTTAGCCCTAGATACGGCGGCATATCCATTCTGTCATGCTCATGCATGGCAACCCTACCTTGACAGGGACCTTCCATCTGAGAGACTGCAGGGTGGACCGCAGCGCCCGGTTCCTGCCGCACACGACCACGACCTGTCCCACCCGGCGCCGTCTCCGGCGGTCGTAGAGCTCCTCGCCGAGCGCCCTCGCGGTCTCCTCCACCGGGCCGATCCCCTCGCCGCCTCCCATCAGCAGAACAGCGGGCAGCTGAGGGTCCAGCCCCAGCTCTTTCCTCACCTCATCCTGTGAACCATGCGCAGAGGCCAGCCAGCAGAGGGGTAAGGTAATAAGCTACTAGGTGAGGGTAAACCGTACCACCGGGCAAGCAAGGCAAATGCAGCTGGATCAGATCGAACGACTCGGACCTTGTCGAGCACGGCGCGGCAGAAGGAGGGCCGGATGGGCAGCCCGAAGACGCGGACCTGGGACGGGCTGAGGCCCCGGAGCAGGGCCCGGCTCGCCACCTCGGCCGAGGGGCAGTAGCACCTCGTCACGCCGTGGTGGAACCATGTCGGGTGGCAGGTGTTGAGGTCGGTGACGACGGTGACGAAGGGCACCACCGCCTTGGGGTGGTGCTGGCGCAGGCTCTGCTGCCACTTGAGCACCCATAGCGGGATGTGCTGCATCAGCGGGTGCACGCTGATGATCATGTCCGGCTCGTACTTCGTGATCCCAGCCACCACCTCGCTGCATGCGTATATATATTCATTCAGAGGCAAGGCAACAGTAGTGGCGCGGCGCCCAAAGTATGATGCTCCTACGTACTTGGCGTACAAGTAGGCAAGCGCGGCGAGGTACACGCCGTGCACCCATCTCGGGGAGGTGCCGTGGAACGCCACCTTCCAGAGCCGCGCGTGCCGGATCATGAACTTGTACGACCGCTCCATGTCGTTCAGCGGCCACCCGCCGTACTCCTTCCCCAGATCCGTCACGAACACCTGCGCCCCCGGCCCAAGCCCAAGCACGTCTGGTTAAAAGGGAAAACACCGAAATGTTCGCCGAAGAAAGAATTCAAAGGGAGTTCGATCGAGAGGACGACTATCTAGGACTAGAAGCATTGGGCAGGCAGATCGAGACGAGACGAGACGACGAACCAACCTTGTAGGCGTCGCCGAACTCGATGCGGAAGGCGTCGCGCAGGGCCTCGGCGGAGGCGCGGTGGCCGCCGCCGGTGTCGCTCATCAGGATCAGCACGTTCCTCGCCGCCTGCCGCTTGCAGCCAGCGGGGACGCGGGCGGCGGCGTCCGAGTCGGAGGGCTCCTCGGACTCGGACAGCGCGGCGGCCAGGCCGTCGTAGAAGGCGCAGCGGAGGGGCTGGTACAGctgccgcccgccgccgcccagCACGGCGTCGCGTACGGAGGTGGAGCGCCGGGCCGCGGGCACCGAGATCACCATGGCGGCGCCGGCTTACGTCTAGGTAGGACTGTAGGAGCTCGTCGTGGAAGGTGGCGAGGCGTGCGAagcagagaggagagggagagcttCTTTCACTTTGGCGCCTCATCATCTTGCTTATTGTTTCTGTCTGCCGAAGAATCAAACGCGTAATATTCCATCCTGGATACCGGAATTATCCTCCAAGGCCGTGACTCTTCACAAATATGTGCTTCTTCCATTTTACAAGCATAAGTGTCATCTCATAACGAAACAACCTGCGGTAACTTCTCCTAGTCTATTATATCCTACTAGAAGGAAAAGTGCAGTAATTCTAGTTTCAGCAGTGACCTCTTATCAAACTTTTAGAACAACCCGAAGAGATTAGCCAAAAAATAGCTAGATTTACTGATTTAGCTACTCTTTCAAATAGATTTCGCAGAAAAGGAATAAACTAGTCTAAGAAACTCTGTAAATTCATAACTCTCTATGGTGAGTGAACCAAGCTAACCAAAAATAGAGTGAATGTGTAGAGATGTAGAGCTACTAAATTAAAATAGTTATTTATAGAGTTTATCGGAAACGTTTTTGTCGGtaacctgaatcaggggtacccctactacagtatgaagacgcggtgcTCGTACGGCGTCCCCTGGCCGCACGGTAAACAACATCCGACCCCGCCACGTGGGCAGTTCAAGGGGCACCACGTGACGAGAAAAGATGATGCACCCCAGGATGTGTCATTTGGACCGGACCTCCACGAAGGAGCACCAGACCCCTGTACACACAACCCGGACCCCTGATTACGGCCCGGGACTCCCAAGAAGGCACGCCGGGTCCCTCGGATGGGCCCTAGAtctctccgagtaaggtccgggccatAACGAGGTACCAGGATAGGAGAGACCCTGGCATAAGCAAGAGTCCGGTGCTCACACGTATTCAGGCCTTATCTggtgcgctccccgctcaggcggagacccgctgctacCACGTGGCTTGtaacccgtgacataagccagcaggcggagcctgacgtaaggcctctaaagccgcgcggcctctgcatttattgcggagaggacgcgccgcctgcccaccttgctgacaggtgatgtgccccctcagcatttaatgcgtcctatccactccgctggcaggcggcgccagagccatcctgcagacggcgcacctgtccagtccaCTATCAAACAGTGCGTCTGTGCCACAcggcgcactgtgctcatcatcccttatgcgagaagcttcccctgcacgccgatactacgcagatctcggatgtcagggcacaagaagattgctccagcagcgaACAAATACTACATCTGATAtgttcctaggcccacatgtcagggctcagTACATTTGTGcatgcctgaaagggaaatgtgcccttgggccatttctaagtattttggtgattgagtgccaacacaagtggactcatgttaatctatgaataaagtgcaaatcaagtaaaaaggtatgcttctaagacttagtacattgttttggatactaatgtattgtgtctaagtgctggaaacaggagaaatcaagttggaaaagagatggctctgttcagccaaagacaactcggtctgggtgcaccggactgtccggtggtgcaccggacagtgtccggtgcgccaggccggcggctgtcaactggctgctctcgggaagcaattaacggcgtacggctataaatcaccggattgtccggtggtgcaccggactgtccggtgagccaacagtcggcccagccaacggtcggccgcgtaatccgcgcgcgacgcgtggcaagagccaacgatcagaaggggcaccggactgtccggtgtgcaccggacagtgtccggtgcgccaacggtcagcttcgccaaagaaggaaagaaatccgcaccggacagtgtccggtggtgcaccggactgtccggtgcgccaggcgacagaaggcaagaattgccttcttgaaatgctctcaacggctcctagctgccttggggctataaaaaggacccctaggcgcatggaggagtacaccaagcattccttgagcattgttgatcactcacacttcattcttgcgcacttgttcgacattcttagtgatttgagctctgttctagtgagaacctcgaaatactgtcttgagctcaagtcttgatcttgtgtgtgcgtatttgctgtggttttgagtgtgttgcttccctcccttactctagtgcttcattgagattcttattgtaagggcgagagactccaagttgtggagattcctagcaaacgggaaaagagtaaagtaaagaagaacaccgtggtattcaagttgatcattggatcacttgagaggagttgagtgtaactctcgtccgttgggacgccacaacgtggagtaggcaagttttgtacttggccaaaccacgggataaatcctcgtgtctcttgtgcttgtctttaTTATGTCTATTgtgattcacaagagctctcctctctactcacttgatttcagttttctaactcttaatcaagtttgtggtgttaagttttaagttttacaggatcacctattcaccccccctctaggtgctctcaatgccccccttagctataaaaggggaggcatgcaacattACAAGATAGGTTTTAGACACGGACTAGGACCCAACTCAGACTTTCAAGCTTCCACAACAAtctaacacacagtggagtagggtattacgctccggcggcccgaaccactctaaactctcgcgtgttcatgtgctcggCGATCGCTTAAGCcggacaagcaaaacgcttaaaccccttcctcatcttaggattaaggGCAGGTGCAatctgccacccggccggagaattctctctccgacatttggcgcgccagttagggggctaggcattaggtttttgcttgtttcctcgctcagcatgatggtgcaaatcgtggagCACCACGCCGAGACTTCAACGGATTTCCTGGTGGAAGAAGAGGTTGTTTCTTCCAcaccacaggttcccaaccgcccagtgtcgggccctgctgctgtgcacgctgcacggcagCATACAACTGCGCAGACATCTCGGACTTCGTCGAGGGCGGCTCCGGGAGCATTGTCAgccgccagggagttgctgcgtcaccctccaagctctacggtctcaccgggggccatgaagcagtggcgggacgatgtcgaccgactgctcggcatggcgcattctacctcgaccaggtcgaggccatGGTCATCCCGAcaccaacatgaggcgtcggcgtctgtgcgctcgccctcagtaaggggcgcacagaccaacgacttCCGGGCCGAGCTCAACCGCAGACGTGTGGGAGAGGACGTCCGGATCTCTTTAGAGAGGGCGCACGAGCATCAACAAAACgttgagggtcgcaacctcgaccaagacATTGTTGTGGTAGCACCGCAGACCCCAATGGGCGCCCGGTCTcaagcgggtgtcccattggctgGCGTGGGCTacgccgctctcgcggatcatctccgcgtggCGTCATGGACATCCAAGTTTCGGCCACACCTGCCAGAAaaatacgacggtacgtcaaacccgtcggagttcttgcaggtgtacgtcaccgctatcacagcagctggtggaaacaccgctgtgatggcgacatattttcatgttgccttgtctggacctgcccggacttggctcatgaacctcgccccaggatcaatctactcctgggaagagctctgcgcgcggttcattgcgaacttcgccagcgcttaccaacagcacggtgtggaggcccacctccacgcggtaaggcaggagcccggggagactctccggacgttcatctcccgcttcaccaaggtgtgaggtactatacctcgcatttctgatgcttccatcatcacggccttccgccagggagtacgtgatgagaaaatgttggagaagtttgcCACGCACGatgtggagactgtccccacactcttcgctctggccgacaaatgcgccagagccgccgagggtcgtgcatggcactcggccccacaaaccggggctgcccagtctggtggctcgggtgccgtcccccgggacggtaagaagaaaaagaagaaggaccgcgactaccagaagtcgcggtccaccgctctagtcgttgcagccgcgaccaagggccggggcgaccgcaacaaacgcccacggccgcagaggggtaacagcggctcatgccctgtacaccccaacggtcgccacagcgccgcggagtgtcgcaagatcattgacctcgcgaaacgcatcagcgagcggcgcgagcagtcttccaaggacggctccccacctcgtcgccgacctggcaaaaaaaaaggtcgacgacggcgaagtggccgcggctgaacgggacctcgggtatcggtcacccgagggggacctggaGGATATCTTCGCTGGAGGCTCCTACTCTGGTGGggacaactagatggacccccaGAGGAACCCCGTGCTccccggtctacggggccgaagcctgccttcccccggaaaccctcctagactccccacgggtccaggcctCCGACATGTCCATACAGAAACGGCTACAACACAAGGACGAGGACTCCCTCATCAAATGCAGAATGGAACCCAGGGTcggtgtggcagaaccgcccgaattattccaacttaagtgcctaagtcacgcctcaggggccgtaacacacttaaatcggaataacccgtcagtccctcagatctaatctgataaagccacttaacctagatcaaataccacaatctcacacgaaggtgagtcacggaagaaatacaataaaacaggaagaccgcaaattaaagtactgaattattacatagatcgaagTTTTTCAAGTAactaataaagttcacaaaataaaatgcagcggataattaatatcgtcggtagcgaggaatccggcaaggcctagcccactactcctcttgctcctctccttcTGGagtagcatcccactcgaccgtccaacccggtggcagggtggtaggccaagtcacgccatcaaccatatcctgaagcatacctgcaaaatttatgccacaagcaaggctgagtatactaatactcagctagacttacccggtgtgaggaaactactcctatacctctagaccatgcagctgtttggctgaggggtttggtttgccaaagcactagctgtatctaaaatcaagttttagcttttcaatttctagcctcATTagattagctaagtttgctctttctaagcatacatggtaacaagcatttaatacaatcaacaagttatctcatgtaaacctcatttcactcaatgtagtacaaggggtcaagcagtctcattagctgcgagaagcagacgattcgaatcgagttttatccttgcaaggtaaacctaaacacatgacatgtcagggcactccgtccccacacatgtcaactgtccccatcgattccccgttcgcggctagggctcaccgccttggcatacaatgctccactgaccccggctgccgccgtgcagtgaccgcacttgtacccaccatagctagcatgggagacccagttccaggacgagtgagggataaagtctgcgcccgacttcactcaggtactaggtttaccagttaccatatttcccgacatgtgcttagtacgttcaaacgcttgactcaggtatccacacattaatccttaattctttttctCGTCtcttggacaaggcatcctccctggatccaagtccatagaccatcatatatcccgttatcaagatgaatacaatcaattcctgacctcgcgcgagtgctagaaaaatcactcgacttctaccgagatcatgtttagcaagcaactactcgacctagcatactagtattcatctcaaaaaagaaacctaagttcatgcaactacaggtttcaagcaattcctatacttaagtgcacattacaagcctataaacattaagtgtagtaaagtagcatatataaatacggttattgaaagggaattaggcttacacctagtccctaattaattttggtggttgaattgcccaacacaaacaattggactaactagtttgcccaagtgtatagattatacaggtgtaaaaggttcacactcagtcaataaaaagaccaagttttggattcaacaaaggagcaaagtgggaaccgaaggccctctggtctgggagcaccggactgtccggtgtacaccggacagtgtccggtgcaccaccggacagtgtccggtgcaccagaggactccaactcgaactcgccaccttcgggaattttccaagccggcgcgctataattcaccggactgtccggtgtacaccggacagtgtccggtgctccaaggaagcgcggcctcaggaactcgccagcctcgagaTTTCACttcggccgctccgctataattcaccggactgtccggtgtgcaccggactgtccggtgtaccagcggggcaacggctatctccgcgccaacggctacctgctgcgcatttaatgcgcgctctgcgcgcgcagatggcaggcgcgcccattctggcgcaccggacaaggaacagtagatgtccggtgtgcaccggacacccaggcgggcccacaagtcagaagctccaacggctagaatcctacGGCagtgtgacgtggcagggggcaccggactgtccggtgtgcaccggactgtccggtgcgccatcgagcagacagcctctcaacgaccactttggtggttggggctataaataccccaaccacccc
It contains:
- the LOC100383973 gene encoding probable monogalactosyldiacylglycerol synthase 2, chloroplastic-like isoform X1, with the protein product MVISVPAARRSTSVRDAVLGGGGRQLYQPLRCAFYDGLAAALSESEEPSDSDAAARVPAGCKRQAARNVLILMSDTGGGHRASAEALRDAFRIEFGDAYKVFVTDLGKEYGGWPLNDMERSYKFMIRHARLWKVAFHGTSPRWVHGVYLAALAYLYANEVVAGITKYEPDMIISVHPLMQHIPLWVLKWQQSLRQHHPKAVVPFVTVVTDLNTCHPTWFHHGVTRCYCPSAEVASRALLRGLSPSQVRVFGLPIRPSFCRAVLDKDEVRKELGLDPQLPAVLLMGGGEGIGPVEETARALGEELYDRRRRRRVGQVVVVCGRNRALRSTLQSLRWKVPVKIRGFETQMEKWMAACDCIITKAGPGTIAEALIRGLPIILNDFIPGQVK
- the LOC100383973 gene encoding Probable monogalactosyldiacylglycerol synthase 2, chloroplastic-like, whose translation is MVISVPAARRSTSVRDAVLGGGGRQLYQPLRCAFYDGLAAALSESEEPSDSDAAARVPAGCKRQAARNVLILMSDTGGGHRASAEALRDAFRIEFGDAYKVFVTDLGKEYGGWPLNDMERSYKFMIRHARLWKVAFHGTSPRWVHGVYLAALAYLYANEVVAGITKYEPDMIISVHPLMQHIPLWVLKWQQSLRQHHPKAVVPFVTVVTDLNTCHPTWFHHGVTRCYCPSAEVASRALLRGLSPSQVRVFGLPIRPSFCRAVLDKDEVRKELGLDPQLPAVLLMGGGEGIGPVEETARALGEELYDRRRRRRVGQVVVVCGRNRALRSTLQSLRWKVPVKIRGFETQMEKWMAACDCIITKAGPGTIAEALIRGLPIILNDFIPGQEVGNVPYVVDNGAGVFSKDPGEAARQVARWFSSSSTDGDELRRYSRNALRLAQPEAVFHIVRDIHKQLQRQPAAVTRIPSRSLTSSFPYHM